ACGGGTCGGAATGTAATGAGGCACTTTTCGGCCGTGCCCACCGCTGCCGGCGCCGGCTCCGGGACGAAGTGGGTGCCGGCGCCCGTTTCACAGCCGAGTGCGTGGGCGATGCCGGCTGTCGGTCTTCCTTGCATGGGTTGTGCGCAGCTTCATGTTTGTACGGCAAGTGGCAACGGTGTGGTAAACCCACGCAACTGCGCCTACCTCAAGGAGTGGATGTCGTGACGgatcttcccttcttctttcttcgcCGGATCACGCAGTAGATCTGTGCATGAGTGACTATATCCGTACAGCGAGAAAACTGCACACACCGGGGTGGTTGAGATGCAGCCCCACCATCACTTGGCATACCGCTGTTGAGGGCTCCGAGGGTGCAGGCGCTTCTGCCGTTTGCGGTCAGTGAACTTTTTCTGCATATACCACGAGACGCACTGTATTTCCATTAAGCTTTGTTAACCGCTTTCCGTCCACGAGATTCGCCTCTCGCGAGATGTCGGCCTGCTCTTGGCACTGTCATGGTTCCTTGTGTTGttatcttcttcttcaggCCACTGGTTACATTTTTGCCCATTTGTTTGCGTCTTTTTCTCATACTCTTCCGTTGCTACACATTTGCTTTATACCGCCATGAAGGGAGGAGGATGGTTATTTGGTTTTCCGCTGGTGATGGTGTGGGCTTTCCCACCCCAACACCATGGGAAATTCAACCCCCACGGGGCTTAACCTCCGCTGATGGTTGCCGAGGTGGCCTGAGGGATGGTGGGGAGCCGGCTGTAATCTCCCGTCAACAGCGACAACAAAAGCCTTCTCggcatcaacaacagcatcaTTGTGTGAGACAGCCGAAACCGAAGGTTGTGATCCAGCAGAGTGATCTGCGTGATGAGCAATTCCAGCGGCTGAGCGTGCTGGGGGAGGGTTCGTACTCTGTTGTGGTTGCCGCCCGGCACCTCCCTTCACGTCAAGTCGTTGCGCTGAAAGAACTGTCGCGACAGCGGCTCCGTGATGCTAAGTTAGAGACTCAGCTGCAGTGGGAGATCAATCTCCACCGAACTTTGCGGCACCCCAATATTGTGCGTTTGCTCAGCTATTACATAACTCCGCGAAGTGTCGTGCTTGTGCTGGAACTATGTAGGGGTGGGTCGCTGCTGCGGAGGCTTCAGGCGACGGCGGAGAGACGATTTGACGAGGGCCGGGCGACACGTTATATTCGACATGTTGCTCAGGCACTGGCATATCTTCACGAACACGGCATTGTTCACCGTGACCTAAAGCCGGGAAATATTCTCGTCGACGCCAGAGGTGTAGCACGGCTTGCTGACTTCGGCTGGAGTAAGGGTCTTGCCGGCTCTGCAGCCGCTGCTGTGATAACAAACGGGTATGATGCGTCTGAAGTGGCGCCACGCTGCGCGGCGGGTGAAACCGACGCATGTAGTGAGACGGAGGACGGCCACGGGAGGCTGACAGTGTGTGGGACGCTTGATTATATGCCACCAGAACTTTTGGGCGGCACGCCATGCTCCTACAAGGCTGATATGTGGTCGCTGGGTGCACTCTTGGTGGAAATACTGTCCGGACAACCGCCCTTTTACCGCACGTCTCAGCAGGAGACGTTACAGGCTATTCAAGACGAGGGCCCGCAGCTAGATGTTGATGGTAGTGTCCTTTCACCACTTGCCCGTGATCTCGCCTTGCAGTTGCTGCAGAAAGACCCCAACGTGCGCCCGACCGCTGCCGAGGTGCTGCAGCATCCGTGGTTACGGGGAAAACGTCCTCGCGTGTGAGGTGaagtatatatgtttattaattcatacacacgcacatatatatataaatatatatatgtgcgtgtgtatgtgtgtgtaccTTTACTCCCATCATGTAATCACAGACAGGCAGATGCGGTCATTCAGTTATGGGAACGTAGGTATTTGTATGGGTGCACACCTGGAGAGGACattgggagggggagggggaggggtcaCGCGTGGGCTCTGGTTTAAGTACGTATTTGTCCAGTCGTCGTGGTCTTTGCTGTAATTTGAAATGGCAGCGCGTTTGCCATCATTACACGTACTGCCGTTGCTGCCTTCCTCAATTTGTCATATGTGCCACCAGGGGTTTTCAAAATCTATCGGGGCCTTTCCATTTCTTAGTGTATTTTTACTGAtttcgccttttttttttcattggcccgctttttgtttttgtttttttgttgtgggtTTTGGTGGCTCTGCGTGTTGCTTACGCACACAAATTTGTAATGTAAAGAGGTTGTGCATAACAGTGGATACACGCCATATTTCCCTCCATGCTTCTCTTCTGTGTccatatgtttgtttgtttgtttgtttttagttGTTATCACCTTTACATGGCCATTCAACGGGCGTAACCAGGGCCGGTGTGTAGTGGGTCGCCCCCTTTCTCACTCtctgtcattattattgtgtatATTTTGCACATTTTGTACTTTATCATGGTTCGTTTTAATATCTCTTTCATTCCCTTGTTTCATTACCTAGTGTGTGCATCTCTCTCTGTgtatgtctgtgtgtgtctgtcTTTGTGTAATTTGTGCCTCCTCTTTTAtctaaaataatatatatatatcttttcacctttttttttggttgacAGCGTCGGGTTGTTGTCAACAGCTTTCGCTGCGCAGGGTTTTCGCTGCCTTAACCCTGACGCTGCCGCCTCCTATTCTTTCTGCTTTAGCGGGCCTCTGCTGTGTTTGACATCAGTGTTTTGggcctctttttccttttgtgtttttttaaggagtgtttgtgtgtgtgtgtgggggggggggcactTTTTTCCTCAGAGTGAATCGCATTTTTTGTCTGTCCTAAACATATGTGCTGCGGGCTCGACATGTTCATGTCTTTACCATCGCTTTcaatattcctttttttttccccctctcctgtAGCAACGCTTCAGTGAGTCGTTCGCACGTTATCTTTACGTTACAGAGCAAATTAACAATCAAGCGTGCCTTCactaaaaggagaaaaaaaagaacaataaagGAAGTAACTTACAGCGACATTATTACCCCTATTATTATAATCTCTGCACGAATTACGCGGTACCAAAAGCACATGTCCCAGGAAGGGGTTCATCCTTATTCATCTCAAAGTAACGCCGCTCCCCTTCCCATATGTCCTACCAGCCCATACGAGTGGGATATTTCTTCAGGAACTCATGATTCCGCTGGAGAAATGATGTCTTTGAGCATCTCTCGAGAATCTCCACCGTGCCCACGACGGCATGGAAGGCGATCGGATCGGACGCAACCGCGGGGACCCTTTGTGAAGCTACCGGAAAGCAAATTAACACCAAACGAATGCCAAAGCAAAACGAACCTAATTGTACGTAATCTTTCCAATCGCGTGGATGAAGCGGTGCTTAAGCAAATCTTTTCGCCATATGGAGAAATTCTTTCTGCGGCTGTAATGCGAAATATTCATACGGGTGACAGTCTCGGAACGGCTTTTGTGCGTTTCGCCACAACAGAACAGGCGCGTGCGGCTCTGGTGGGTTGTCATGGGCGAGTGGTTTGTGGCCGTGTGCTGTCGGTTCAATGGGCGAAGAGGCAACACGATGGCACTCCCGTAGGCGAGGCCCGAAAGAAAATTGTGAAGTTATTCATACGTAACATTCCTTTGGATGTGGGACCTGAAGATGTGCAACGTCTCTTTGAACGTTTCGGTACTGTGGAGAGCGTATCACTG
Above is a window of Trypanosoma brucei brucei TREU927 chromosome 3, complete sequence DNA encoding:
- a CDS encoding serine/threonine-protein kinase, putative, encoding MVIWFSAGDGVGFPTPTPWEIQPPRGLTSADGCRGGLRDGGEPAVISRQQRQQKPSRHQQQHHCVRQPKPKVVIQQSDLRDEQFQRLSVLGEGSYSVVVAARHLPSRQVVALKELSRQRLRDAKLETQLQWEINLHRTLRHPNIVRLLSYYITPRSVVLVLELCRGGSLLRRLQATAERRFDEGRATRYIRHVAQALAYLHEHGIVHRDLKPGNILVDARGVARLADFGWSKGLAGSAAAAVITNGYDASEVAPRCAAGETDACSETEDGHGRLTVCGTLDYMPPELLGGTPCSYKADMWSLGALLVEILSGQPPFYRTSQQETLQAIQDEGPQLDVDGSVLSPLARDLALQLLQKDPNVRPTAAEVLQHPWLRGKRPRV